A single window of Rhodococcus jostii RHA1 DNA harbors:
- a CDS encoding lipoprotein LpqH, producing MNKIVRTQKRVYTAGIVAAAAVALLVSGCSDTGDSNSGGGSSEQSPAAANPAGASSAAVDGKALEADFDATCAKQGDTLALALADTANSTYGDLAVSATITGADTVQAVGIAGSKGGSNGLPYALGFGQGMPGGSATVVKDGDTYTISGEGVGAPDMSNPTAPSSSKFDITFACSTVVGG from the coding sequence ATGAACAAGATCGTTCGGACTCAGAAGCGCGTCTACACCGCCGGCATCGTGGCAGCGGCCGCTGTCGCCCTGCTCGTCTCGGGCTGCAGCGACACCGGTGACAGCAACTCCGGCGGCGGAAGCTCCGAACAGTCCCCGGCCGCCGCGAACCCGGCAGGCGCGTCTTCGGCCGCCGTCGACGGCAAGGCACTGGAAGCCGACTTCGACGCCACCTGCGCCAAGCAGGGCGACACCCTGGCGTTGGCGCTGGCAGACACCGCCAATTCGACGTACGGCGACCTGGCGGTCTCCGCGACCATCACCGGCGCGGACACCGTGCAGGCCGTCGGAATCGCGGGCAGCAAGGGCGGGTCGAACGGCCTCCCGTACGCCCTCGGCTTCGGGCAGGGAATGCCCGGCGGCTCCGCGACCGTCGTGAAGGACGGCGACACCTACACGATCAGCGGCGAAGGCGTCGGCGCGCCCGACATGAGCAACCCGACCGCGCCGAGTTCGTCGAAGTTCGACATCACGTTCGCATGCTCGACCGTCGTGGGCGGCTGA
- a CDS encoding tetratricopeptide repeat protein yields the protein MGRDLLAAGAAAYSRGEVAEALRTFEQVARSTTGDLRTSAIINAASMSDELGDHTKAVDLYREALAEMPADAIRKRPAALVNLSQALQHIGDLDGAQDALEQARRLLAAADDQGDLRVACLLSLTAVAMHRQQWAHAADIATESLDAAVRFAPALAGHPLMNLAAIHFETGRFDLSDDFAGQALEAFETAGDVSAVAETQQNLAIMRVRSGRPDEAEPLVLSSQTYFERAGIGHRAGIGSKVLAFLAEGRGDTERAATLYRRSLDCFRASGAILDVADVETRLATVAFGEGRPDEGETLLAAAFDTYRGLGLGLHCAQVDFWHAALLESTLTASETPDSAVPARATALAVPAAIAIDAVRYTLPNGRQREQWNREIADPAMQLAFRLAYASGDARLVADLVEAQCAGTTVDVGRAGHRTPARLPLQLPDLPPAGTTDTEGSFLLGAALAGVAAGAGLPVPLPPRLALTSDGRIALDNSIAVAEERYRRAVRDSRVVPAW from the coding sequence ATGGGGCGTGACCTCCTCGCGGCCGGCGCGGCAGCGTACTCCCGCGGAGAGGTCGCCGAGGCACTCCGGACGTTCGAGCAGGTCGCCCGCTCGACCACCGGCGATCTTCGGACGAGCGCGATCATCAACGCGGCCAGCATGTCCGACGAGCTGGGCGATCACACGAAGGCCGTCGACCTCTACCGGGAAGCCCTCGCGGAGATGCCGGCCGACGCGATCCGGAAGCGTCCCGCGGCGCTGGTCAACCTGTCGCAGGCCCTGCAGCACATCGGCGACCTCGACGGCGCGCAGGACGCGCTCGAGCAGGCACGGCGACTGCTCGCGGCAGCCGACGATCAGGGCGACCTGCGCGTCGCGTGCCTGCTGTCACTGACCGCGGTCGCGATGCACCGGCAGCAGTGGGCGCACGCGGCCGACATCGCCACCGAGTCCCTCGACGCGGCGGTGCGTTTCGCCCCCGCGCTGGCGGGCCACCCGCTCATGAACCTGGCCGCCATCCACTTCGAGACCGGGCGCTTCGACCTCTCCGACGACTTCGCCGGGCAGGCGCTCGAGGCGTTCGAGACCGCGGGCGACGTCAGCGCGGTCGCCGAAACGCAGCAGAACCTGGCCATCATGCGCGTCCGCTCGGGGCGGCCCGACGAAGCGGAACCGCTGGTGCTGTCGAGCCAGACGTACTTCGAGCGCGCCGGGATCGGCCACCGGGCGGGGATCGGATCGAAGGTGCTCGCCTTTCTCGCCGAGGGCCGGGGCGACACCGAACGCGCGGCGACGCTCTATCGCCGCAGCCTCGACTGCTTCCGGGCTTCCGGAGCAATACTCGACGTCGCGGACGTCGAGACCCGCCTCGCCACCGTCGCCTTCGGTGAAGGGCGACCCGACGAGGGAGAGACACTGCTCGCCGCCGCGTTCGACACGTACCGCGGGCTGGGGCTCGGGCTGCACTGCGCGCAGGTCGACTTCTGGCACGCAGCCCTCCTCGAGTCCACGCTCACAGCGTCCGAAACTCCCGACAGCGCGGTGCCGGCACGCGCCACCGCGCTCGCGGTGCCCGCGGCGATCGCCATCGACGCCGTGCGGTACACACTCCCGAACGGGCGTCAGCGCGAGCAGTGGAACCGCGAGATCGCGGATCCGGCGATGCAATTGGCGTTCCGGCTCGCGTACGCCTCGGGTGACGCGCGCCTGGTGGCCGATCTCGTCGAGGCACAGTGCGCGGGGACGACGGTGGACGTCGGCCGCGCCGGGCACCGCACCCCGGCGCGGCTCCCCCTGCAGTTGCCGGACCTTCCCCCGGCAGGCACGACCGACACCGAGGGGTCGTTCCTGCTCGGCGCCGCACTGGCCGGAGTCGCGGCCGGCGCCGGTCTGCCGGTGCCCCTTCCCCCACGGCTCGCCCTGACGTCGGATGGGCGAATCGCGCTGGACAACTCGATCGCGGTCGCCGAGGAACGCTACCGACGCGCGGTCCGGGACAGCCGGGTAGTGCCTGCATGGTGA
- the ahpC gene encoding alkyl hydroperoxide reductase subunit C yields MALINTQIKPFAANAFKDGAFITVSADDIKDKWAVFYFYPADFTFVCPTELGDLADHHEELQRLGVEVFSVSTDTHFTHKAWHGSSDTIGKIKYAMIGDPTQEISKNFEVLRENEGLADRGTFLVDPDGVIQFTEVTAEGIGRNAAELVRKVKAAQYVRSHPGEVCPAKWEEGEETLAPSLDLVGKI; encoded by the coding sequence ATGGCCCTGATCAACACGCAGATCAAGCCCTTCGCCGCCAACGCCTTCAAGGACGGCGCGTTCATCACCGTGTCCGCAGACGACATCAAGGACAAGTGGGCGGTCTTCTACTTCTACCCGGCCGACTTCACCTTCGTCTGCCCGACGGAACTCGGCGACCTCGCCGACCACCACGAGGAACTTCAACGACTCGGCGTCGAGGTCTTCTCGGTGTCCACCGACACGCACTTCACGCACAAGGCGTGGCACGGATCGTCCGACACCATCGGCAAGATCAAGTACGCCATGATCGGTGACCCGACCCAGGAGATCAGCAAGAACTTCGAGGTCCTCCGCGAGAACGAGGGACTGGCCGACCGCGGCACCTTCCTCGTCGACCCCGACGGAGTCATCCAGTTCACCGAGGTCACCGCAGAAGGCATCGGGCGCAACGCCGCCGAGCTCGTACGCAAGGTCAAGGCCGCTCAGTACGTCCGGTCGCACCCGGGCGAGGTCTGCCCGGCCAAGTGGGAAGAGGGCGAAGAGACCCTCGCCCCGTCGCTGGATCTCGTCGGCAAGATCTGA
- the ahpF gene encoding alkyl hydroperoxide reductase subunit F, whose protein sequence is MLEASLAGQLKSLLEKLTLPIELVSSLDDGPKSVELAELLTQIAAMSEKITYERRDDDTRRPSFAVRRSGTDIEVRFAGIPLGHEFTSLALALLQVGGHPSKEAPELLEQVRDLDGDFHFETYFSLSCQNCPDVVQALNLMCVLNPRISHVAIDGALFQDEVDGRQIMAVPTVFLNGELFGSGRMSLEEIVGKLDVGAADRAAAAIAQKDPFDVLVVGGGPSGAAAAVYAARKGIRTGIAAERFGGQVLDTMAIENFISVPYTEGPQFGSALENHVRQYGVDIMNTQRAAKLVPAATENGLVEVELESGASLLARTVILSTGARWRSMNVPGEDAYRNKGVTYCPHCDGPLFKGKRVAVIGGGNSGVEAAIDLAGLVEHVTLVEFDSVLRADEVLQRKLRSLPNADILLSTLTTEVLGDGNKVTGLTYQDRTTDTSHTLDVEGVFVQIGLLPNTEWLAGSVELSDRGEIAIDDRGQTSVPGVFAAGDCTTVPYKQIVIAAGAGATAALSAFDRLIRTGVPAEESTAATVA, encoded by the coding sequence ATGCTCGAAGCCTCGCTTGCCGGCCAACTGAAGTCCCTGCTCGAAAAGCTGACCCTGCCGATCGAGCTCGTGTCCTCACTCGACGACGGACCCAAGTCGGTCGAACTCGCCGAACTGCTCACCCAGATCGCGGCGATGTCGGAGAAGATCACCTACGAACGCCGCGACGACGACACGCGACGCCCGTCGTTCGCGGTCCGCCGCAGCGGCACCGACATCGAGGTCCGCTTCGCGGGCATCCCTCTCGGCCACGAGTTCACCTCGCTCGCACTCGCTTTGCTCCAGGTCGGCGGTCACCCGTCGAAGGAGGCCCCCGAACTGCTCGAGCAGGTCCGCGACCTCGACGGCGACTTCCACTTCGAGACCTACTTCTCGCTGTCCTGCCAGAACTGCCCCGACGTGGTGCAGGCCCTGAATCTGATGTGCGTGCTCAATCCGCGCATCAGCCACGTCGCGATCGACGGCGCCCTGTTCCAGGACGAGGTCGACGGCCGCCAGATCATGGCTGTCCCGACGGTCTTCCTCAACGGCGAACTCTTCGGCTCCGGCCGGATGAGCCTGGAGGAAATCGTCGGCAAGCTCGACGTCGGTGCCGCCGACCGCGCCGCCGCCGCGATCGCGCAGAAGGATCCCTTCGACGTGCTCGTCGTCGGAGGCGGTCCGTCCGGCGCCGCGGCCGCGGTATACGCCGCGCGCAAGGGAATTCGCACCGGCATCGCCGCCGAGCGCTTCGGCGGTCAGGTGCTCGACACCATGGCGATCGAGAACTTCATCTCCGTCCCCTACACCGAGGGACCCCAGTTCGGGTCGGCGCTCGAGAACCACGTCCGTCAGTACGGCGTCGACATCATGAACACGCAGCGGGCCGCGAAGCTCGTGCCTGCCGCCACCGAGAACGGCCTCGTCGAGGTCGAACTGGAAAGTGGTGCTTCTCTTCTCGCGCGCACCGTGATCCTGTCGACGGGTGCGCGGTGGCGTTCGATGAACGTGCCCGGCGAGGACGCGTACCGGAACAAGGGTGTGACCTACTGCCCGCACTGCGACGGACCGCTGTTCAAGGGCAAGCGCGTCGCCGTGATCGGTGGCGGTAACTCCGGCGTCGAGGCCGCAATCGATCTCGCGGGACTCGTCGAGCACGTCACTCTCGTCGAGTTCGATTCGGTACTCCGCGCCGACGAGGTGTTGCAGCGCAAGCTGCGCAGCCTCCCGAACGCCGACATCCTCCTGAGCACGCTCACGACGGAGGTCCTCGGGGACGGCAACAAGGTCACCGGCCTGACCTACCAGGACCGCACGACCGACACCTCGCACACGCTCGACGTCGAGGGTGTCTTCGTCCAGATCGGCCTCCTGCCCAACACCGAGTGGCTGGCCGGATCGGTCGAGTTGTCCGACCGCGGCGAGATCGCGATCGACGACCGCGGCCAGACGTCGGTGCCCGGAGTGTTCGCTGCCGGCGATTGCACCACCGTGCCGTACAAGCAGATCGTGATCGCCGCCGGCGCCGGAGCAACGGCAGCGCTGAGCGCATTCGATCGGCTCATCCGGACGGGCGTACCCGCCGAGGAGTCCACCGCCGCGACGGTCGCGTAG
- a CDS encoding CHAT domain-containing protein: MPTHPCHPPTAIVRMADAGDLYTSWRWTHDSHAGGVGVAPAAQVDAALAALARALPDLTDPQGLQHALTAGGFSAYESEHDLAQLLSRTFLPFGLAQQLHELLTRGVRPHLRIQPSPRVAQVPWELIAPDAGLRLVDIADVSLLAPLSIVHSPGRPVRTWTHTRQLPVVAVLDPRVPGYRADSELGSVLGRMAADSPLSQRVATYAGEGRLLPDVDGPTDCFRREDVDREWLGAALREGAGRLMYVGHVTAAAPESGQSEHAELHLACAADSVGFAEPTRAHRPLSAKDLLLGTHTLTAEPIRGAELWPIPSRVALIACESGGDLRFSEALGLVSAMIAGGAELVTASRWALPTDLAFQRIAGAAAHARPLQDAICSIDAAHELPDAVGALCDWQRERVAAWRDERTIEHSPVLWAAFATVSTH, translated from the coding sequence GTGCCGACTCACCCGTGTCACCCACCGACCGCGATCGTCCGGATGGCCGACGCCGGCGATCTGTACACGTCGTGGCGGTGGACCCACGACTCGCACGCCGGCGGGGTCGGCGTCGCACCCGCCGCGCAGGTGGACGCCGCCCTCGCCGCGCTGGCCCGGGCTCTGCCCGACCTCACGGATCCGCAGGGGCTGCAGCACGCGCTGACGGCGGGCGGCTTCTCCGCCTACGAGTCGGAGCATGATCTGGCTCAGCTCCTTTCACGCACATTTCTTCCGTTCGGCCTTGCGCAGCAACTGCACGAGCTGCTCACCCGCGGGGTGCGGCCGCACCTCCGGATCCAACCGTCGCCCCGCGTCGCGCAGGTGCCGTGGGAACTGATCGCACCCGACGCCGGGCTGCGTCTCGTCGACATCGCGGACGTCAGCCTGCTGGCTCCGCTCAGCATCGTCCACTCGCCCGGCCGGCCGGTCCGAACCTGGACGCACACCCGGCAACTCCCCGTCGTCGCGGTGCTCGACCCGCGGGTGCCGGGCTACCGTGCGGATTCGGAACTCGGCTCGGTCCTGGGGCGGATGGCCGCGGACAGTCCGCTGTCGCAGCGGGTCGCGACGTACGCCGGCGAGGGCCGGCTGCTCCCCGACGTGGACGGACCGACGGACTGCTTCCGCCGTGAAGACGTGGACCGGGAGTGGCTCGGCGCAGCGTTGCGTGAGGGTGCGGGCCGGCTGATGTATGTCGGTCACGTCACCGCGGCGGCACCCGAATCCGGTCAGAGCGAGCACGCCGAGCTGCACCTCGCCTGCGCCGCGGACTCCGTCGGGTTCGCGGAGCCGACCCGTGCTCACCGGCCGTTGTCCGCGAAGGACCTCCTGCTGGGAACGCACACGCTCACGGCCGAGCCGATCCGCGGCGCGGAGTTGTGGCCGATCCCTAGCAGGGTGGCGCTGATCGCCTGCGAGAGCGGTGGTGACCTGCGGTTCAGCGAGGCACTCGGGTTGGTCTCCGCGATGATCGCCGGCGGGGCGGAACTCGTCACGGCCAGCCGCTGGGCCCTGCCCACGGACCTCGCGTTCCAGCGCATCGCCGGCGCCGCAGCACACGCGCGTCCGCTGCAGGACGCCATCTGCTCGATCGACGCGGCGCACGAACTGCCCGACGCGGTCGGCGCGCTCTGCGACTGGCAACGCGAGCGGGTGGCCGCCTGGCGGGACGAGCGGACGATCGAGCACTCACCGGTGCTGTGGGCGGCGTTCGCGACGGTCTCCACCCACTGA
- a CDS encoding VOC family protein, which translates to MTSRLNPYISFDGNARQAMEFYKDVFGGTLALNTFGEYGAPEGEGADKIMHAMLESDTGYTLMGADTPPGMEHNPGTNIAVSLSGDDGDELRGYWAKLADGGSVSVPLEKQMWGDEFGACTDKFGISWMVNIAGTPS; encoded by the coding sequence ATGACCTCTCGGCTCAACCCCTACATCAGCTTCGACGGCAACGCGCGGCAGGCAATGGAGTTCTACAAGGACGTCTTCGGAGGCACCCTTGCGTTGAACACGTTCGGTGAATACGGTGCGCCGGAAGGCGAAGGCGCCGACAAGATCATGCACGCCATGCTCGAGTCGGACACCGGCTACACGCTCATGGGTGCAGACACCCCGCCCGGGATGGAACACAACCCGGGAACCAACATCGCGGTGAGCCTGAGCGGAGACGACGGCGACGAACTCCGCGGCTACTGGGCCAAGCTCGCCGACGGCGGATCCGTGTCCGTGCCCCTGGAGAAGCAGATGTGGGGAGATGAATTCGGCGCCTGTACTGACAAGTTCGGCATTTCATGGATGGTCAACATCGCCGGCACACCGAGCTGA
- a CDS encoding TetR/AcrR family transcriptional regulator → MVTQPRTAELLWGSPERPKRGPKPALSLEQIVATAISMADAEGLATLSMQRLAEDLGFTKMSLYRYTPGKAELTALMLDAALGPAPDLSEIDGGWRAALHEWALRMWAGLRRHPWVVDVAVGPRVMGPNELDWLETGLDALRDTGLTGGERLDAVVLITGHVRSLAQQTTAPGAETDTPEKSLNAIMTDILADHADRYPQVTAAFASASATPGQDDALEFGLARIFDGLAALVAARAG, encoded by the coding sequence ATGGTCACCCAGCCCCGTACCGCCGAGCTGCTGTGGGGATCGCCGGAGAGACCGAAGCGGGGACCGAAACCCGCGCTGAGCCTCGAGCAGATCGTCGCCACCGCGATCTCGATGGCGGATGCCGAGGGCCTCGCCACACTGTCGATGCAGCGCCTCGCCGAAGACCTCGGGTTCACCAAGATGTCCCTCTACCGCTACACCCCAGGCAAGGCCGAGTTGACCGCCCTCATGCTCGATGCCGCTCTCGGACCCGCGCCCGACCTGTCCGAGATCGACGGCGGCTGGCGCGCTGCGCTCCACGAGTGGGCTCTCCGGATGTGGGCGGGCCTGCGGCGGCATCCGTGGGTGGTGGACGTCGCGGTCGGCCCGCGAGTGATGGGCCCGAACGAACTGGACTGGCTCGAAACCGGCCTCGATGCCCTGCGCGACACGGGACTCACCGGCGGGGAACGCCTGGACGCGGTGGTCCTGATCACCGGTCACGTGCGCAGCCTCGCTCAGCAGACGACGGCGCCCGGCGCCGAAACCGACACACCGGAGAAGTCCCTGAACGCGATCATGACGGACATCCTCGCCGACCACGCCGACCGCTACCCCCAGGTGACGGCCGCGTTCGCGTCGGCCAGTGCCACCCCTGGGCAGGACGACGCGCTGGAATTCGGTCTGGCCCGTATTTTCGACGGGCTCGCCGCCCTCGTCGCGGCCCGCGCCGGATGA
- a CDS encoding zinc-dependent alcohol dehydrogenase — MRAVTWQGKRKVSVDTVADPKIEHPTDAIIKVTTTNICGSDLHLYETLGPFMGEGDILGHEPMGIVEEVGTAAGNLKVGDRVVIPFQISCGDCFMCNLQLYTQCETTQVREQGMGAALFGFSKLYGEVPGGQAEYLRVPQAQFTHITVPEGPPDSRFVYLSDVLPTAWQSVEYAAIPEGGSVTVLGLGPIGDMAARVAHHKGARVIAVDNVPERLARAKARGIETLNLDEHGGDLADVIRDATDGRGTDSVIDAVGMEAHGSPIGKLAQQIVGYLPDAVAAPLMQKAGVDRLGALYSAIDIVRRGGTISIIGVYGGMADPIPMLTLFDKQIQLRMGQANIKKWVDDIMPLLGDDDPLGVDTFATHELPLEQAPHAYEIFQKKQDGAVKIQLKP, encoded by the coding sequence GTGCGAGCAGTCACGTGGCAAGGCAAACGAAAGGTCAGCGTCGACACCGTCGCCGATCCGAAGATCGAACACCCGACCGACGCCATCATCAAGGTCACGACGACGAACATCTGCGGTTCCGATCTGCACCTGTACGAAACTCTCGGCCCGTTCATGGGAGAAGGGGACATCCTCGGCCACGAACCGATGGGGATCGTCGAGGAGGTCGGCACGGCGGCGGGCAACCTGAAGGTCGGCGACCGCGTCGTGATCCCGTTCCAGATCTCGTGCGGCGACTGCTTCATGTGCAACTTGCAGCTGTACACGCAGTGTGAGACGACGCAGGTTCGCGAGCAGGGCATGGGAGCGGCATTGTTCGGTTTCTCCAAGCTCTACGGCGAGGTGCCGGGAGGACAAGCCGAGTACCTGCGTGTTCCGCAGGCCCAGTTCACTCACATCACAGTGCCCGAGGGCCCGCCGGATTCCCGTTTCGTCTATCTGTCCGATGTGCTGCCCACGGCGTGGCAATCCGTCGAGTACGCCGCGATCCCCGAAGGCGGGTCGGTCACCGTGCTCGGCCTCGGACCGATCGGAGACATGGCAGCGCGCGTCGCCCACCACAAGGGCGCACGGGTCATCGCCGTCGACAACGTCCCCGAGCGCCTTGCTCGCGCCAAGGCCCGGGGCATCGAAACCCTGAACCTGGACGAACACGGCGGCGATCTCGCCGACGTCATCCGCGACGCGACCGACGGCCGTGGCACCGACTCGGTGATCGACGCGGTCGGCATGGAGGCGCACGGTTCACCGATCGGCAAACTCGCCCAGCAGATCGTCGGGTATCTTCCCGATGCGGTCGCGGCGCCGCTCATGCAGAAGGCGGGGGTCGACCGTCTCGGCGCGCTGTATTCGGCGATCGACATCGTTCGTCGCGGAGGCACCATCTCCATCATCGGGGTCTACGGCGGCATGGCCGACCCGATTCCCATGCTCACCCTGTTCGACAAGCAGATTCAGCTGCGCATGGGCCAGGCCAACATCAAGAAGTGGGTCGACGACATCATGCCGCTCCTCGGCGACGACGACCCGCTCGGCGTCGACACTTTCGCCACTCACGAACTCCCCCTCGAACAGGCACCCCACGCCTACGAGATCTTCCAGAAGAAGCAGGACGGGGCGGTGAAGATCCAGCTCAAACCCTGA
- a CDS encoding FAD-binding oxidoreductase has product MTRTLPPGVSDERFDAALQRFRDVVGDKWVLSTADELEAFRDPYPVGAAEANLPSAVVSPESTEQVQDIVRIANEYGIPLSPVSTGKNNGYGGAAPRLSGSVIVKTGERMNRILEVNEKYGYALLEPGVTYFDLYEYLQSHDSGLMLDCPDLGWGSVVGNTLDRGVGYTPYGDHFMWQTGLEVVLPQGEVMRTGMGALPGSDAWQLFPYGFGPFPDGMFTQSNLGIVTKMGIALMQRPPASQSFLITFDKEEDLEQIVDIMLPLRINMAPLQNVPVLRNIFMDAAAVSKRTEWFDGDGPMPAEAIERMKKDLDLGFWNFYGTLYGPPPLIEMYYGMIKEAFGKIPGARFFTHEERDDRGGHVLQDRHKINNGIPSLDELQLLDWVPNGGHIGFSPVSAPDGREAMKQFEMVRNRANEYNKDYAAQFIIGLREMHHVCLFIYDTAIPEAREEILQMTKVLVREAAEAGYGEYRTHNALMDDVMATFNWGDGALLKFHEKIKDALDPNGIIAPGKSGIWSQRFRGQNL; this is encoded by the coding sequence ATGACGCGAACCCTTCCCCCAGGCGTTTCCGACGAGCGATTCGACGCGGCGCTCCAGCGCTTCCGCGACGTCGTCGGCGACAAATGGGTCCTGTCGACCGCAGACGAACTCGAAGCGTTCCGCGACCCGTACCCGGTCGGCGCCGCCGAGGCCAACCTGCCGTCGGCCGTCGTCTCACCGGAGTCGACCGAGCAGGTCCAGGACATCGTCCGGATCGCCAACGAGTACGGCATCCCCCTCTCCCCGGTCTCGACCGGAAAGAACAACGGTTACGGCGGCGCCGCCCCGAGGCTGTCGGGTTCGGTGATCGTCAAGACCGGCGAGCGGATGAACCGAATCCTCGAGGTCAACGAGAAGTACGGCTACGCACTGCTCGAACCCGGGGTCACCTACTTCGACCTGTACGAGTACCTCCAGAGCCACGATTCCGGCCTGATGCTCGACTGTCCCGACCTGGGATGGGGCAGCGTGGTGGGAAACACCCTGGACCGCGGCGTCGGGTACACCCCGTACGGCGATCACTTCATGTGGCAGACGGGACTGGAAGTGGTCCTGCCGCAGGGTGAAGTGATGCGCACCGGGATGGGCGCACTGCCCGGCAGCGACGCGTGGCAATTGTTCCCCTACGGGTTCGGCCCCTTCCCGGACGGCATGTTCACCCAGTCGAATCTCGGGATCGTCACCAAGATGGGGATCGCCCTGATGCAGCGGCCGCCCGCGTCGCAGTCGTTCCTGATCACCTTCGACAAGGAGGAGGATCTCGAGCAGATCGTCGACATCATGCTGCCGCTGCGCATCAATATGGCTCCGCTGCAGAATGTTCCGGTGCTGCGCAACATCTTCATGGACGCGGCCGCGGTGTCGAAGCGCACCGAGTGGTTCGACGGCGACGGGCCGATGCCGGCCGAGGCGATCGAGAGGATGAAGAAGGATCTCGATCTCGGGTTCTGGAACTTCTACGGCACCCTGTACGGACCTCCGCCGCTGATCGAGATGTACTACGGGATGATCAAGGAGGCGTTCGGCAAGATTCCCGGTGCCCGCTTCTTCACACACGAGGAACGTGACGACCGCGGTGGACATGTGTTGCAGGACAGGCACAAGATCAACAACGGCATCCCCAGCCTGGACGAACTGCAACTCCTGGACTGGGTGCCCAACGGCGGGCACATCGGATTCTCCCCGGTGTCGGCGCCGGACGGTCGCGAGGCGATGAAGCAGTTCGAGATGGTCCGCAACCGCGCCAACGAATACAACAAGGACTACGCCGCGCAATTCATCATCGGGCTCCGCGAGATGCACCACGTGTGCCTGTTCATCTACGACACGGCGATCCCCGAGGCCCGTGAGGAAATCCTGCAGATGACGAAGGTCCTCGTCCGCGAGGCCGCCGAAGCGGGCTACGGCGAATACCGCACCCACAACGCCCTGATGGACGACGTGATGGCGACGTTCAACTGGGGCGACGGTGCACTGCTGAAGTTCCACGAGAAGATCAAGGACGCCCTCGACCCCAACGGCATCATCGCGCCCGGCAAGTCCGGTATCTGGTCGCAGCGGTTCCGTGGCCAAAACCTCTGA
- a CDS encoding MarR family winged helix-turn-helix transcriptional regulator, which yields MTADLPDEIDETPLDGEYAHDSSPTLLYAIKQVELAIRSHMDALLRPMGITALQYTALTVLRRRDGLSSAELARNSFVTAQTMGEMLSALERRGLVTRRVDPANRRRMLTSLTADALDLLAEYDTSICGLEEQMLADMSVRQRDAFRGYLGRCRIALAETPAH from the coding sequence ATGACGGCGGACCTTCCGGACGAGATCGACGAGACACCGCTCGACGGGGAGTACGCGCACGACTCCTCGCCGACCCTGCTGTACGCGATCAAGCAGGTCGAGCTGGCGATCCGATCCCACATGGATGCCCTGCTGCGGCCGATGGGAATCACCGCGCTGCAGTACACGGCGCTGACCGTCCTGCGCCGGCGCGACGGGTTGTCGTCCGCCGAGCTGGCACGAAACTCCTTCGTCACCGCGCAGACGATGGGCGAGATGCTCTCCGCGCTGGAGCGCCGCGGACTGGTGACCAGGCGCGTCGACCCCGCCAATCGTCGCCGGATGCTCACCAGCCTCACCGCGGACGCTCTGGACCTTCTCGCCGAATACGACACGAGCATCTGCGGGCTGGAGGAACAGATGCTCGCCGACATGAGTGTTCGTCAGCGCGATGCGTTCCGCGGATACCTCGGCCGCTGCCGGATCGCCCTGGCCGAGACGCCCGCGCACTGA